In the genome of Vibrio sp. NTOU-M3, one region contains:
- a CDS encoding cysteine desulfurase-like protein, translating to MNFTPNSVRAQFPALKQTHNHLPVIFLDGPGGSQVPESVLEAMTSYLGYYNSNLGGHFFSSRLTTELMQDARQYAATFVNAESPDNIVFGPNMTSLTFQLSRAISRDWNSADEIVVTALDHYSNVSSWQQAANDKSAKIRVAQVKESDCSLDVEHLLNLINTNTKLVAVTLASNTTGSIVDVERIIEAAHDVGAMVYLDAVHYAPHHLVDVQKLGCDFLVCSAYKFFGPHVGIAYVAPKWLQALRPYKVEPATEQGPGRFETGTQSFEGLAGVIAAIKYLAQWGKQDASLREKLVASYLDFSQHETALTDHFLSKLSELQGVHLWGRAQAHSELRTPTFALTFDKYSTAEIAKRLGERNICTWNGHFYALGLVRQLGLAESGGVLRIGFMHYNTLDEVDTLFDVMKEILNQK from the coding sequence ATGAACTTCACTCCTAATTCAGTTCGAGCACAATTTCCAGCGCTTAAGCAAACTCACAATCATTTACCCGTCATTTTTTTAGATGGGCCTGGTGGATCGCAGGTACCAGAGAGCGTACTGGAAGCGATGACATCGTACCTTGGTTATTACAACTCAAATTTAGGTGGTCATTTTTTTTCTAGCCGACTTACTACCGAGCTGATGCAGGATGCACGTCAATATGCGGCTACGTTTGTGAATGCAGAATCACCCGACAATATTGTTTTTGGTCCGAATATGACCTCTTTGACGTTTCAGTTAAGTCGTGCAATAAGTCGAGATTGGAACTCAGCTGATGAAATTGTTGTAACAGCATTGGATCATTACTCAAACGTTTCCAGTTGGCAGCAGGCCGCAAATGATAAATCAGCAAAGATTCGAGTTGCACAGGTCAAGGAAAGTGACTGCTCTTTGGATGTCGAACACCTGTTGAATCTTATCAATACTAACACCAAGTTGGTGGCGGTCACGTTGGCTTCGAACACCACAGGATCGATTGTCGATGTTGAGAGAATTATTGAAGCTGCACATGATGTTGGGGCAATGGTTTATCTCGATGCAGTGCATTACGCTCCCCATCACTTGGTTGACGTGCAAAAATTAGGCTGTGATTTTCTTGTGTGTTCTGCGTACAAATTTTTTGGTCCACATGTTGGTATTGCCTATGTCGCGCCAAAGTGGTTACAAGCATTACGTCCTTATAAAGTTGAGCCGGCGACTGAACAAGGGCCAGGGCGGTTTGAGACAGGTACCCAGAGCTTTGAAGGGTTAGCTGGTGTGATTGCTGCGATCAAATATCTTGCCCAATGGGGAAAACAAGATGCTTCACTTCGTGAGAAGCTTGTGGCTTCTTATCTTGATTTTTCTCAACATGAAACAGCATTAACTGACCATTTTCTATCAAAGCTTAGTGAATTACAGGGAGTACATTTATGGGGGAGAGCTCAAGCGCATAGCGAGTTACGGACACCTACGTTTGCACTGACCTTCGATAAGTATTCAACGGCAGAAATTGCTAAAAGGCTTGGAGAGCGCAACATTTGCACATGGAACGGTCACTTTTATGCGTTGGGTTTAGTGCGTCAACTTGGGTTAGCAGAAAGTGGTGGTGTGCTGCGAATTGGTTTCATGCACTACAACACGCTGGATGAAGTGGATACTTTGTTTGACGTGATGAAGGAAATTCTTAACCAAAAATAG
- a CDS encoding 2OG-Fe dioxygenase family protein: MMLNNQETTLQLMKLSESTIAELAPSFTKLPHTEHADGAYRLRRYSVVALYEGKVVDLNKNEFMQTGEINRFQGNIIRQFQPIEDSTLLSEGMQEICTMFAATNHLQDGQEIEIHQIRISAVYEQTQVAPEGVHQDGFKHIALVGMGRHNIEGGDIMLYSSFNEAPFFRKVLQNGEVAMLADNKLWHNAQPIRSVIQGEEGYMDVFVLTAKGTENELHS, encoded by the coding sequence GTGATGCTAAATAATCAGGAAACAACCTTGCAACTTATGAAGCTTAGTGAAAGTACGATAGCGGAACTTGCGCCTTCTTTTACCAAACTTCCTCATACAGAACATGCAGACGGAGCTTATCGTCTACGACGCTATTCGGTTGTCGCGCTTTATGAGGGGAAGGTTGTTGATTTGAATAAAAACGAGTTTATGCAAACGGGTGAGATCAATCGCTTTCAGGGAAATATAATTCGACAGTTTCAGCCTATCGAAGACTCCACATTACTCAGTGAAGGCATGCAAGAAATTTGTACGATGTTTGCAGCGACAAACCATCTCCAAGATGGGCAAGAAATTGAGATACATCAGATTCGAATTTCAGCTGTTTATGAACAGACTCAAGTCGCGCCTGAAGGGGTCCATCAAGATGGCTTTAAACACATCGCTTTGGTAGGCATGGGTCGACATAATATTGAAGGTGGCGACATCATGTTGTACAGCAGTTTCAATGAAGCGCCGTTTTTTCGCAAAGTGTTGCAAAATGGTGAAGTCGCTATGCTTGCTGACAATAAGCTTTGGCACAACGCTCAACCAATTCGCTCAGTCATTCAAGGTGAAGAAGGCTATATGGACGTGTTTGTATTGACAGCAAAGGGAACCGAGAATGAACTTCACTCCTAA
- the trxB gene encoding thioredoxin-disulfide reductase — translation MSDVKHCKLLILGSGPAGYTAAVYAARANLQPVLVTGMQQGGQLTTTTEVENWPGDPEGLTGPGLMDRMKEHAERFETEMIFDHINEVDFSQRPFHLKGDSSEYTCDALIISTGASAKYLGLASEEAFKGRGVSACATCDGFFYRNQKVAVVGGGNTAVEEALYLSNIASEVHLIHRRDSFRAEKILVKRLMDKVENGNIILHTDRTLEEVVGDDMGVTGVRIKDTQNDAIEQLDVMGAFIAIGHQPNTAIFEGQLDMNNGYILVQSGLEGNATQTSIPGIFAAGDVMDHNYRQAITSAGTGCMAALDAERFLDALDD, via the coding sequence ATGAGCGACGTTAAACATTGTAAGTTACTTATATTAGGATCTGGACCTGCTGGTTATACCGCCGCTGTCTATGCTGCACGTGCCAACCTGCAACCAGTTTTGGTTACTGGGATGCAACAAGGTGGCCAGCTAACAACAACGACAGAAGTGGAAAACTGGCCAGGCGATCCTGAAGGACTTACTGGACCGGGGTTAATGGACCGCATGAAAGAGCATGCTGAACGTTTTGAAACCGAGATGATTTTCGACCATATCAACGAAGTCGATTTTAGCCAACGTCCATTCCATCTTAAAGGTGATAGCAGTGAATACACTTGTGATGCTCTCATCATCTCAACAGGTGCTTCGGCGAAATACCTCGGTTTAGCGTCGGAAGAAGCCTTTAAGGGTCGTGGCGTGTCAGCATGTGCAACCTGTGATGGTTTCTTCTACCGCAACCAAAAAGTCGCAGTTGTGGGTGGTGGTAATACCGCAGTAGAAGAAGCGCTTTACTTATCAAACATTGCTTCTGAAGTTCATCTGATCCACCGTCGTGACTCTTTCCGCGCTGAAAAAATCTTGGTGAAACGCCTGATGGATAAAGTGGAAAACGGCAACATTATTCTCCATACGGATCGGACCCTAGAGGAAGTGGTCGGTGATGATATGGGCGTAACTGGAGTTCGAATTAAAGACACTCAAAATGACGCAATTGAACAACTAGATGTGATGGGCGCATTTATTGCTATCGGCCACCAGCCAAACACGGCGATCTTCGAAGGCCAACTGGATATGAATAACGGCTACATTTTAGTCCAGTCCGGGCTTGAAGGTAATGCAACGCAAACTAGCATCCCGGGCATTTTCGCAGCTGGTGATGTCATGGATCATAATTATCGCCAAGCAATCACTTCTGCGGGTACAGGTTGTATGGCGGCATTAGATGCAGAGCGCTTTCTTGATGCATTAGACGATTAA
- the cydD gene encoding cysteine/glutathione ABC transporter permease/ATP-binding protein CydD, whose translation MDKKKQRSLNKWLKQQSKLAKKWLMVAVGLGVLSSIFLLAQAALLATILHQLIIEQVDKYELLPYFAALAVTIALRALCSWGREIAGFRCGEQIRIYIRQLILDKLRDLGPAYIKGKPAGSWATLLLEQVEDMHDFFARYLPQMSLSVLVPFVILIVVFPINWAAGLIFLLTAPLVPLFMALVGMKAADANRKNFKALQRLSGHFYDRLQSMTTIRLFDRTKAETEVMRGASEVFRSRTMDVLKIAFLSSAVLEFFTSISIALTAVYFGFAFIGELNFGDYGLGVTLFSGLFILVLAPEFYQPLRDLGTFYHAKQQAVGAAESIVEFLETDVSTVRSGDTPLPNPAQIEISAVDLEVFSPEGTLLVGPISFTIHANQTTALVGPSGAGKTSLINAILGFLPYQGSLKINGIERSNLNLDDWRQHISWVGQNPLLLHGTIRDNITLGQTEVSDSRIQEVLANSFANEFVEKHGLNYVISDRSGGLSVGQAQRLALARAMVQNGQFWLLDEPTASLDARSEKLVMQGLNEQITNKTALMVTHQLAPLQNVEQILVMQDGQLVQSGQFTQLEATEGLFQQMLKANHALTHSNKGNLDA comes from the coding sequence ATGGATAAAAAGAAACAGCGCAGCTTGAATAAATGGCTCAAGCAGCAAAGTAAGTTAGCCAAAAAATGGTTGATGGTTGCTGTTGGCCTTGGCGTACTTTCAAGCATATTCTTGCTGGCTCAAGCCGCTTTGCTCGCCACCATTCTGCATCAACTGATCATCGAACAAGTCGATAAGTATGAACTGCTACCCTATTTTGCAGCCCTTGCTGTCACGATAGCCCTCCGGGCATTGTGCTCTTGGGGCAGAGAGATCGCGGGGTTCCGTTGTGGCGAGCAAATCCGGATCTACATCCGGCAGTTAATTCTAGATAAGCTGCGTGACCTAGGGCCTGCATACATCAAAGGTAAGCCTGCTGGCTCGTGGGCAACACTGCTCTTAGAACAAGTAGAAGACATGCATGACTTCTTTGCACGCTACCTGCCTCAGATGTCGCTCTCTGTGTTGGTACCTTTTGTCATTTTGATTGTCGTGTTTCCAATAAACTGGGCAGCTGGCCTGATTTTCTTATTAACAGCCCCCCTCGTTCCCCTATTTATGGCTTTAGTTGGAATGAAAGCCGCTGATGCCAACCGAAAAAACTTTAAAGCGCTACAGCGTCTATCGGGTCATTTTTACGATCGCTTACAATCGATGACCACCATTCGACTATTCGACCGAACAAAAGCAGAAACTGAGGTGATGCGTGGCGCTTCTGAAGTATTTCGAAGCCGAACAATGGATGTGTTAAAAATCGCATTTCTGTCCTCCGCTGTATTAGAATTCTTTACTTCCATCTCCATCGCTTTAACGGCGGTGTATTTTGGTTTTGCTTTCATCGGAGAACTGAATTTTGGTGATTATGGCCTCGGTGTAACACTCTTTTCCGGTTTGTTCATTTTGGTATTAGCGCCGGAGTTTTATCAACCGCTAAGGGATCTTGGCACTTTCTATCATGCTAAGCAGCAAGCAGTTGGCGCTGCCGAAAGCATTGTTGAGTTTTTAGAAACTGACGTCAGTACTGTACGCAGTGGAGATACCCCTCTTCCAAACCCAGCTCAAATTGAAATTTCCGCTGTTGATCTGGAGGTGTTTAGCCCAGAAGGAACCCTGTTGGTTGGGCCTATTTCTTTTACTATTCATGCAAACCAAACTACAGCACTTGTCGGCCCAAGTGGCGCAGGCAAGACTAGCTTAATCAATGCCATTCTTGGTTTTTTACCATATCAAGGCTCATTAAAGATCAATGGAATTGAACGCAGCAACTTGAATTTAGATGATTGGCGCCAGCACATCAGTTGGGTTGGACAAAACCCACTCCTGTTGCACGGAACCATTCGTGACAATATTACGCTCGGTCAGACTGAGGTCTCCGATTCACGTATCCAAGAAGTATTAGCCAATTCTTTCGCCAACGAATTCGTGGAAAAACATGGTTTAAATTATGTGATTTCTGATCGCTCAGGCGGATTGTCCGTGGGTCAAGCACAGCGGTTAGCCTTAGCTCGGGCCATGGTACAAAATGGTCAATTCTGGTTGCTGGACGAGCCAACGGCCAGTCTTGATGCTCGTAGTGAAAAATTAGTCATGCAAGGGCTTAATGAACAGATAACCAATAAAACGGCATTAATGGTGACTCACCAACTCGCTCCACTGCAAAATGTTGAACAAATACTGGTTATGCAAGATGGGCAACTGGTGCAATCAGGTCAATTCACACAACTCGAAGCAACTGAAGGTTTGTTCCAACAAATGCTTAAAGCAAACCATGCATTGACCCATTCAAATAAGGGGAACTTAGATGCGTGA
- the cydC gene encoding cysteine/glutathione ABC transporter ATP-binding protein/permease CydC: MRDLLPYLKLYKKHWFGLSLGMLLALLTLLASFGLLTLSGWFLSAAAVAGLTIARETFNYMLPGAFVRGFAMGRTAGRWGERVVSHNATFKLLTDLRIFFFSKLAPLIPGRVSNLRDADLLNRLVADIDAMDHVYLRLISPMVVGTLTIAILTAILCWFDTQLGLTLGAILLVLLILWPILFYKLGKRNGAELTQHKAQMRISTLDWLQGYSELTLFGAEKRYRNAIISAQGKLLKNQHINAHFSGLAQALLMLANGWTLVLILWLAADGVGGNQPDPLIALFAFATMATVELLMPIAGAFQHLGQTLTSARRLNEVILAEPDVVFPQQDVMHDQNFSIRYNDISFHYPDNEQQVVKNLSLEIPAKHRVAIVGQTGSGKSTLLQLLTRYWDVQHGSIEIAGQPLQQWSESQLRQAISVVSQRVDILNGTLRDNLLMAKPDADDEKLSAVLVQVGLEKLLQDQGLDTWMGDGGRQLSGGEKRRVGIARALLHNAPILLLDEPTEGLDKQTEQQIMQLFEAHFTDKTVVFITHRLVDLDKMDSICLLEQGEVVEHGSHEDLLNKQGRYYQLNQTL, from the coding sequence ATGCGTGATTTACTCCCTTATCTAAAGCTTTATAAAAAACACTGGTTTGGCTTATCGCTTGGTATGCTGTTAGCCTTACTAACATTGCTTGCTTCCTTCGGACTGCTAACTCTATCGGGCTGGTTCTTATCTGCCGCAGCCGTTGCAGGCCTTACCATTGCGCGAGAAACCTTTAATTATATGCTTCCCGGAGCCTTTGTACGGGGCTTCGCAATGGGCCGCACCGCAGGACGTTGGGGTGAACGCGTTGTCAGCCACAATGCAACCTTTAAGTTGCTGACTGATTTACGTATTTTCTTCTTCTCTAAACTCGCTCCACTGATCCCAGGTCGAGTATCGAATTTACGTGATGCCGACTTGCTCAATCGATTAGTTGCTGATATCGATGCCATGGATCATGTTTATTTGCGGCTTATTAGTCCGATGGTCGTGGGTACACTTACAATTGCTATATTGACCGCAATTTTATGTTGGTTTGATACTCAGCTAGGTTTAACACTTGGTGCAATCTTGCTTGTACTGCTTATTTTGTGGCCAATTCTGTTTTACAAGTTGGGCAAACGAAACGGAGCCGAACTAACACAGCACAAAGCACAAATGCGCATCAGTACGCTCGATTGGTTGCAAGGTTATAGTGAATTGACCTTATTTGGCGCAGAAAAACGCTATCGCAATGCAATCATTTCTGCTCAAGGCAAGCTACTCAAAAATCAGCATATCAACGCTCATTTTTCTGGCTTGGCACAAGCATTATTGATGTTGGCGAATGGGTGGACCTTAGTCCTTATACTTTGGTTAGCAGCTGATGGTGTCGGTGGCAACCAACCTGATCCGCTTATTGCGCTATTTGCCTTCGCGACAATGGCAACCGTCGAACTCCTTATGCCGATTGCCGGTGCATTTCAGCATTTAGGACAAACCCTTACGTCTGCAAGGCGCTTAAACGAAGTGATCCTCGCTGAACCTGATGTGGTATTTCCTCAACAAGATGTCATGCATGATCAGAACTTCTCGATTCGCTACAACGATATTTCTTTCCATTATCCGGATAATGAACAGCAAGTGGTCAAAAACCTTTCGCTTGAAATTCCAGCGAAGCATCGAGTTGCTATCGTCGGTCAAACTGGCTCAGGTAAATCCACGCTACTACAACTGTTGACGCGTTATTGGGATGTTCAGCACGGCTCAATAGAGATAGCAGGTCAACCGCTCCAACAATGGAGTGAAAGTCAGCTTCGCCAAGCCATCAGTGTGGTCAGCCAACGGGTTGATATTTTGAATGGCACATTAAGAGACAACCTTTTGATGGCTAAACCGGATGCTGATGATGAAAAGCTCTCTGCTGTTCTGGTTCAAGTCGGGCTTGAAAAGCTGCTTCAAGATCAGGGGTTAGACACTTGGATGGGTGATGGTGGCCGACAGCTTTCTGGTGGTGAAAAGCGCCGCGTCGGAATTGCCCGAGCATTACTCCATAATGCTCCGATTTTGTTACTTGATGAACCGACTGAAGGTTTGGATAAGCAAACTGAGCAACAGATCATGCAATTGTTTGAAGCGCATTTTACAGACAAAACCGTGGTCTTTATTACTCATCGACTGGTTGATTTGGATAAGATGGACAGTATTTGCTTACTGGAGCAAGGTGAAGTGGTTGAGCATGGCTCGCACGAAGATTTGCTGAATAAACAAGGGCGATACTACCAATTAAACCAAACCCTTTAG
- the rluB gene encoding 23S rRNA pseudouridine(2605) synthase RluB, which yields MNEKLQKVLARAGHGSRRELEALIKAGRVSVNGIVAKLGERLEDDNAIVRIDGHTVSVKAQEEVICRVLAYYKPEGELCTRHDPEGRRTVFDRLPKIRGSRWISVGRLDANTSGLLLFTTDGELANRLMHPSRQVEREYLVRVFGEVNEQKVKNVVRGVELEDGMARFEDVVYAGGEGMNHTFYVVINEGRNREVRRLWESQECTVSRLKRVRYGDIYLDKKLPRGGWMELDLKEVNYLRELVELRAEKETLVDQNKANTSRQRERSRSQKIRRAVKRHEERVNNPGRSNNPARRKPKKGAGEQGRRNKQR from the coding sequence ATGAACGAAAAATTACAGAAAGTACTCGCTCGAGCTGGCCATGGCTCTCGTCGTGAATTGGAAGCTTTGATTAAAGCTGGCCGAGTCAGCGTCAATGGTATTGTTGCGAAGCTCGGAGAGAGACTGGAAGATGACAACGCCATCGTGCGTATTGACGGTCACACCGTCTCTGTGAAAGCACAAGAGGAAGTGATTTGTCGAGTTCTGGCTTACTACAAGCCGGAAGGTGAGCTTTGTACTCGCCATGATCCAGAAGGTCGTCGTACTGTATTTGATCGTTTGCCGAAAATCCGTGGTTCTCGTTGGATTTCTGTTGGTCGTCTGGACGCAAACACCTCGGGTTTACTTCTGTTTACCACTGACGGTGAGCTAGCTAACCGACTGATGCACCCAAGCCGCCAAGTTGAACGTGAATATCTAGTTCGCGTATTTGGTGAAGTTAACGAACAGAAAGTGAAAAACGTGGTTCGTGGGGTTGAGCTCGAAGATGGCATGGCACGATTTGAAGATGTCGTGTATGCCGGTGGTGAGGGCATGAACCATACATTCTATGTTGTGATAAACGAAGGTCGTAACCGCGAGGTTCGTCGCCTTTGGGAATCTCAAGAATGTACGGTGAGCCGTCTGAAACGTGTTCGTTACGGTGATATTTATCTTGATAAAAAGCTACCTCGTGGCGGATGGATGGAGCTCGATCTGAAAGAAGTGAACTACCTTCGTGAGTTAGTAGAACTTCGTGCAGAGAAAGAAACCTTGGTTGATCAGAATAAGGCCAATACTTCTCGTCAGCGTGAACGTTCACGTAGTCAGAAGATCCGTCGTGCTGTTAAACGTCATGAAGAGCGTGTAAATAACCCGGGTAGAAGTAATAACCCAGCACGCCGTAAGCCGAAGAAAGGCGCTGGTGAACAAGGTCGCCGCAATAAGCAGCGATAA
- a CDS encoding L-threonylcarbamoyladenylate synthase yields MSQFFYVHPENPQARLISQAVAIIRNGGVVVYPTDSGYALGCQLENKQALERICQIRRLDEKHNFTLLCRDLSELSLYARVDNAAFRLLKNNTPGPYTFIFKGTKEVPRRLMNSKRKTIGIRVPDNRIALDLLEALGEPMMSTSLILPGNDITESDPEDIRDKLEHAVDCILNGGYLGEQPTTVVDFSDGEPVIARIGAGEPAPFE; encoded by the coding sequence ATGAGCCAGTTTTTTTACGTTCACCCAGAAAACCCGCAGGCTCGCTTGATCTCTCAAGCAGTAGCAATCATTCGTAACGGTGGCGTCGTCGTTTATCCAACTGATTCAGGGTATGCATTGGGCTGTCAGTTGGAGAATAAACAGGCACTTGAACGTATTTGCCAAATCCGCCGATTAGATGAGAAACACAACTTTACGCTGTTGTGTCGTGATTTATCAGAGCTGTCACTCTATGCCCGTGTTGATAACGCCGCTTTTCGTTTGTTGAAAAACAATACGCCGGGTCCATATACCTTTATTTTTAAAGGCACTAAAGAAGTTCCCCGTCGACTGATGAACTCGAAGCGAAAAACTATCGGTATTCGTGTTCCTGACAACCGTATTGCACTGGATCTACTTGAAGCCTTGGGTGAACCAATGATGTCGACATCATTGATTCTGCCTGGTAATGACATTACTGAATCAGATCCTGAAGATATCCGCGATAAGCTAGAGCATGCAGTTGACTGTATTCTTAACGGTGGTTACCTCGGGGAGCAGCCGACAACAGTTGTCGATTTCAGTGATGGTGAGCCTGTTATTGCCCGTATTGGTGCCGGAGAGCCAGCGCCATTTGAGTAG
- a CDS encoding PHP domain-containing protein, with product MRIDLHSHTTASDGRLSPQELIERAMSFKLDVLAITDHDTVDALEPARHYICEQELPLVLINGIEISTVWQNKDIHIVGLNIDPNSVELNCLIDQQKQHRESRAELIAHRLSKATRDGVLEEVKLIAGEAPITRAHFAKWLVDNQYAKTMQQVFKKYLTRNNPGYVPPNWCSMSDAVGAIHAAGGQAVLAHPGRYDLTAKWIKRLITAFVEAGGDAMEVAQPQQGQQERRNLADYAIQYKLLASQGSDFHYPSPWMELGRNLWLPSGVEPVWKDWGIEPEPCSTEPSPQV from the coding sequence ATGAGAATAGATTTACATAGCCATACAACGGCATCCGATGGTCGTTTATCGCCTCAGGAATTAATCGAGCGCGCGATGAGCTTTAAACTGGATGTATTAGCGATCACCGATCACGATACAGTGGATGCGTTAGAGCCTGCTCGCCACTATATTTGCGAACAAGAACTGCCATTGGTTCTAATTAACGGGATCGAGATTTCAACCGTATGGCAAAATAAAGATATACACATTGTTGGGTTAAATATTGACCCGAACTCAGTAGAGCTGAATTGTCTCATTGATCAACAAAAGCAGCATCGCGAATCGCGGGCAGAGCTCATCGCACATCGATTGAGCAAAGCGACCCGTGACGGTGTGTTGGAAGAAGTGAAACTGATAGCTGGAGAAGCACCGATCACTCGTGCTCACTTTGCGAAATGGTTGGTGGATAATCAGTACGCTAAAACCATGCAACAAGTGTTCAAGAAATATTTAACTCGCAATAATCCGGGATACGTACCACCTAATTGGTGCTCAATGTCCGATGCGGTTGGTGCTATTCACGCCGCTGGTGGTCAAGCTGTGTTGGCACATCCTGGGCGTTACGACTTAACCGCCAAATGGATAAAACGTTTAATTACGGCCTTTGTCGAGGCGGGTGGTGATGCAATGGAAGTCGCTCAACCACAACAAGGTCAACAAGAAAGACGCAACCTTGCTGATTATGCGATACAATACAAACTATTAGCTTCTCAAGGTAGCGACTTTCATTACCCATCCCCTTGGATGGAGTTGGGAAGAAACCTCTGGTTACCATCCGGTGTGGAACCAGTTTGGAAAGATTGGGGAATTGAGCCTGAACCATGTTCAACGGAACCATCCCCACAAGTATAG
- a CDS encoding Trp operon leader peptide: MLQEFNQQQKAKITAQCAEMSWWRTWSSSWWAHVYF, from the coding sequence ATGTTACAAGAATTTAACCAACAGCAGAAAGCAAAAATCACTGCACAATGTGCAGAGATGAGCTGGTGGCGCACTTGGTCAAGTTCCTGGTGGGCTCACGTGTACTTTTAG
- a CDS encoding anthranilate synthase component 1, producing the protein MNKAIEIKKLGKIELINTSVPYSPDPTQLFHSLCENKTDSLLLESAEIDSKQNLKSLLIVDSAVRIVCYGHTVTMTALTENGTQLLTHLSDNIRDDIPLQFDGSTLTLEFASPCDTLDEDSRLREASSFDALRLIQHSFDLTGLHKHAIFLGGLFAYDLVANFEPLGDAQADNQCPDYVFYVAETLLVVDHQTQSCQLQATLFTDTSQKSTLEVRIADIAQQCASPKALPDAKKLSDVPLTTNISDPEFCNIVEDLKQFVVKGDVFQVVPSRRFTLPCPSPLSAYKALKQSNPSPYMFYMQDELFTLFGASPESALKYETDTNQVEIYPIAGTRRRGKHPNGEINFDLDSRIELELRTDKKENAEHMMLVDLARNDVARISAAGTRHVADLLKVDRYSHVMHLVSRVVGQLRDDLDALHAYQACMNMGTLTGAPKIRAMQLIRDVEGARRGSYGGAVGYLTGEGTLDTCIVIRSAYVENGIAQVQAGAGVVFDSEPQAEADETRGKAQAVISAIQAAHKE; encoded by the coding sequence GTGAACAAGGCCATTGAAATCAAAAAGCTAGGAAAGATTGAACTGATCAATACGTCGGTGCCATACAGCCCCGATCCTACTCAGCTTTTTCACTCATTATGTGAAAACAAAACCGACAGCTTGCTGCTTGAATCGGCGGAGATTGATTCTAAACAAAACTTAAAAAGCTTACTCATCGTCGATTCAGCTGTGCGTATTGTTTGTTATGGTCACACCGTTACCATGACTGCACTAACAGAAAATGGTACGCAGTTGCTCACCCATCTTAGCGACAATATTCGTGATGATATTCCACTGCAGTTTGATGGCTCCACCCTCACACTAGAATTCGCGTCACCTTGCGATACGCTCGACGAAGACTCCCGCCTCCGCGAAGCTTCATCATTCGATGCATTAAGGTTGATCCAACATAGCTTCGATCTTACTGGATTACACAAGCATGCTATTTTCCTAGGTGGTCTATTTGCATACGATTTAGTGGCAAATTTTGAACCGCTTGGTGATGCACAAGCCGATAACCAATGTCCGGATTACGTCTTTTACGTTGCAGAAACCTTGTTGGTTGTCGACCATCAAACCCAATCTTGTCAGCTTCAAGCAACCCTATTTACCGATACGTCTCAGAAAAGCACGCTTGAAGTACGCATTGCTGATATTGCTCAGCAATGCGCTAGCCCTAAAGCTCTGCCTGACGCTAAGAAACTGAGCGATGTGCCACTTACAACTAACATCTCTGATCCTGAGTTTTGCAATATCGTTGAGGATTTAAAGCAGTTTGTTGTCAAAGGTGATGTATTTCAGGTTGTACCTTCAAGACGCTTTACACTGCCATGCCCTTCACCATTGTCCGCATACAAAGCACTTAAACAAAGTAACCCAAGCCCTTATATGTTCTATATGCAGGATGAGTTATTTACTTTGTTCGGAGCCTCTCCGGAAAGTGCACTGAAATATGAAACGGATACGAACCAAGTTGAAATTTATCCGATTGCAGGAACCCGTCGTCGTGGGAAGCATCCTAATGGGGAAATTAACTTTGACCTCGATAGCCGCATTGAATTAGAGCTAAGAACCGATAAAAAAGAAAATGCAGAGCACATGATGCTGGTCGATCTTGCCCGTAATGATGTGGCTCGTATTTCAGCTGCGGGTACTCGCCATGTGGCTGATCTACTCAAAGTAGACCGCTACAGCCACGTAATGCACCTAGTGTCGCGAGTTGTCGGTCAGTTACGTGACGATTTAGATGCGCTTCATGCCTACCAAGCATGCATGAATATGGGCACGCTCACTGGCGCACCAAAAATTCGCGCAATGCAATTAATTCGAGACGTTGAAGGTGCGCGTCGTGGCAGCTACGGTGGCGCAGTCGGTTACTTAACCGGCGAAGGGACGCTCGACACGTGTATCGTTATACGTTCTGCTTATGTTGAAAATGGCATTGCTCAAGTCCAAGCGGGTGCAGGTGTTGTCTTCGATTCTGAACCGCAAGCTGAAGCAGACGAAACTCGTGGTAAAGCACAAGCGGTTATTTCAGCTATTCAAGCCGCTCATAAGGAGTAA